A single Nicotiana tabacum cultivar K326 chromosome 5, ASM71507v2, whole genome shotgun sequence DNA region contains:
- the LOC107793435 gene encoding ribulose bisphosphate carboxylase/oxygenase activase 1, chloroplastic-like translates to MAASVSTVASANKVPLSLNNSVAGTSVPSTAFFGKALKNVNAKGASIPKVSNRSFRIVAQEQEIDEKKQTDKDRWKGLVMDMSDDQQDITRGKGMVDTLFQAPTGTGTHHAVLQSYEYISQGLRQYNLDNTLDGFYIAPAFMDKLVVHITKNFLKLPNIKVPLILGIWGGKGQGKSFQCELVFRKMGINPIMMSAGELESGNAGEPAKLIRQRYREAAEIIRKGNMCVLFINDLDAGAGRMGGTTQYTVNNQMVNATLMNIADNPTNVQLPGMYNKQENARVPIIVTGNDFSTLYAPLIRDGRMEKFYWAPTREDRIGVCKGIFRTDSVPDEHVVRLVDAFPGQSIDFFGALRARVYDDEVRKWIENTGIEQVGEKLLNSIDGPPTFEQPKMTIDKLLEYGNLLVQEQENVKRVQLADKYLKEAALGDANADAISTGNF, encoded by the exons ATGGCTGCCTCTGTCTCAACTGTAGCATCTGCCAACAAAGTACCG TTGAGTTTGAACAACTCTGTTGCTGGAACTTCAGTTCCAAGCACCGCCTTCTTTGGCAAGGCGTTGAAGAATGTGAACGCCAAAGGCGCTTCCATCCCCAAGGTCTCGAACAGGAGCTTCAGGATTGTAGCTCAAGAGCAAGAAATAGATGAGAAGAAACAGACCGACAAGGACAGATGGAAGGGACTTGTTATGGACATGTCCGATGATCAACAGGATATCACGAGGGGTAAGGGTATGGTCGACACCCTTTTTCAAGCTCCTACGGGTACTGGTACTCACCATGCTGTTTTACAATCCTACGAATACATCAGTCAGGGTCTTCGCCA ATACAACTTGGACAACACATTGGACGGATTCTACATCGCTCCTGCTTTCATGGACAAGCTTGTTGTTCACATCACCAAGAACTTCTTGAAATTGCCCAACATCAAG GTACCACTGATTTTGGGTATATGGGGAGGCAAAGGTCAAGGAAAGTCTTTCCAGTGTGAGCTTGTCTTCAGAAAGATGGGAATCAA ccccatcatgATGAGTGCTGGAGAATTGGAAAGTGGAAATGCAGGAGAGCCAGCAAAATTGATTAGGCAAAGGTATCGCGAGGCAGCAGAAATAATCAGGAAAGGAAACATGTGTGTCCTCTTTATCAACGATCTCGATGCAGGAGCTGGTAGAATGGGTGGAACTACACAGTACACAGTTAACAACCAAATGGTGAATGCCACCCTCATGAACATTGCTGATAACCCGACTAATGTCCAGCTCCCCGGTATGTACAACAAGCAAGAGAATGCCAGAGTCCCCATTATAGTTACAGGAAACGACTTCTCCACATTGTATGCTCCTCTTATCCGTGATGGTCGTATGGAGAAGTTCTACTGGGCACCAACCAGAGAGGACAGAATTGGTGTATGCAAGGGAATTTTCAGAACTGACAGCGTACCAGATGAGCACGTTGTGAGGCTTGTCGACGCCTTCCCTGGCCAATCTATTG ATTTCTTTGGTGCTTTGAGGGCAAGAGTATACGATGACGAAGTCAGGAAGTGGATTGAAAACACTGGAATTGAACAGGTTGGGGAAAAACTGTTGAACTCAATTGATGGACCTCCAACTTTTGAGCAACCAAAGATGACAATTGACAAGCTGCTCGAGTACGGAAACTTACTTGTCCAAGAGCAAGAGAATGTGAAGAGAGTTCAATTGGCTGACAAATACCTCAAAGAGGCAGCACTTGGAGATGCAAATGCTGATGCCATCAGCACTGGAAACTTCTAA
- the LOC107793436 gene encoding protein PSK SIMULATOR 1 encodes MVGFAKMGWLSTDNNKSLKMGDHGLANSDSNSKKANQMGILAFETAKIMSRLLCLYKSLSDSAISKLKTEMKSQGVAYLNSKDEGFLLSLACAERLEDLDKAAAAVARLGHKCNDFGLNRFDLVYTDLKLGIIDFGKLEYGSKEIEKRVDKMEKLINATSGLYAALENLTELEISERKMKKWKEKTTAGQLQKVNCDMFNQRLEQQRKQVRQLREISLWSQTFDKSVGHLARIVCIIYARICVIFGPYIPVLPSVSLRNMRSSQQKEILKVQPENCLIEPIREQIISRSGPIPTTSKPTLVRFYSRKSIFFLCEDEGFGSEKLAKNNRVFHAAGPSTVGGAGLALRYANVITLVEKYSNPSESVDLNSRENLYQMLPDNLKKTVRSKLSKNLKCMDEDESLAEGWREALKHIMEWLAPMAHNTINWQLERNLEKTKFDIKPSVLLLQTLHYSDKEKTEAAIADILVGLSCIYKCENRQWNES; translated from the coding sequence ATGGTTGGTTTTGCAAAAATGGGTTGGCTTAGTACAGACAATAATAAGAGCTTGAAAATGGGAGATCATGGTCTTGCTAACAGCGATTCCAATAGTAAAAAGGCCAACCAAATGGGAATCTTGGCATTTGAGACGGCGAAAATCATGTCAAGATTACTCTGTTTGTACAAATCTCTTTCTGATTCTGCAATTTCAAAGCTGAAAACAGAGATGAAATCACAAGGGGTTGCATATTTGAATTCCAAAGATGAAGGATTTCTTTTAAGCCTTGCATGTGCTGAGAGGCTTGAGGATCTTGATAAAGCCGCGGCAGCTGTAGCACGATTAGGCCATAAATGCAATGATTTTGGCCTGAATCGTTTTGATCTTGTATACACGGATCTCAAGCTAGGGATTATTGATTTTGGGAAACTGGAATATGGGTCAAAGGAGATTGAAAAAAGGGTTGACAAAATGGAGAAATTGATTAATGCCACGTCTGGTTTGTACGCAGCATTGGAAAATTTAACAGAATTGGAGATATCAGagaggaaaatgaaaaaatggaagGAGAAAACAACAGCAGGGCAATTGCAGAAAGTGAATTGCGACATGTTTAATCAGAGACTGGAACAGCAAAGGAAGCAGGTTCGACAGCTCAGAGAGATTTCATTGTGGAGTCAAACGTTTGATAAAAGTGTTGGTCACCTGGCACGTATTGTCTGCATAATTTACGCTCGAATTTGTGTCATTTTTGGTCCTTACATTCCTGTTCTTCCCTCTGTTTCACTGCGTAACATGCGTTCATCTCAGCAGAAAGAGATTCTTAAAGTCCAACCAGAGAATTGTTTGATTGAACCAATAAGGGAACAGATTATTTCGCGGTCGGGGCCGATTCCAACGACGTCTAAGCCTACCTTGGTTCGATTTTACAGCCGAAAATCGATATTTTTTCTATGTGAAGATGAAGGTTTTGGATCGGAAAAATTGGCGAAAAACAATAGGGTGTTTCATGCAGCAGGGCCTTCAACCGTGGGCGGTGCAGGGCTCGCGTTACGTTATGCTAATGTAATCACATTAGTAGAGAAATATTCGAATCCATCCGAATCCGTAGACCTTAATTCACGAGAAAATCTGTACCAAATGTTGCCGGACAACCTGAAAAAAACAGTGAGATCAAAATTGAGCAAGAATTTGAAATGTATGGATGAGGACGAATCGTTGGCCGAGGGGTGGAGGGAGGCTTTGAAACATATTATGGAATGGCTAGCGCCAATGGCACATAACACTATAAATTGGCAGCTTGAGAGGAATTTGGAGAAGACTAAATTTGATATTAAGCCCTCTGTTTTGTTGCTGCAGACGTTGCATTATTCGGATAAAGAGAAGACAGAAGCTGCCATTGCTGATATTTTGGTTGGGTTGAGTTGTATTTACAAGTGTGAGAATCGCCAATGGAATGAATCTTGA